A genomic region of uncultured Roseibium sp. contains the following coding sequences:
- a CDS encoding biopolymer transporter ExbD, producing MKRYTKPIHLPKPLPSRSADSSLALINVVFLLLVFLLVSGTLRPPLPDAFEWAETTENKGEGQVRNTLVLTRAGDVWFEGAVLDEAGVNDFLEGLGGGIDTLSVQVDRHAQMKDVARLAGTLRTAGIARLSFVTIEAEDP from the coding sequence ATGAAGCGTTACACGAAGCCGATCCATTTGCCCAAACCGCTGCCCAGCCGGTCAGCGGACAGTTCTCTTGCGCTGATTAATGTTGTCTTTCTGCTGTTGGTGTTTCTTCTGGTTTCCGGAACGTTGCGGCCGCCGTTGCCTGACGCATTCGAATGGGCCGAGACAACCGAAAACAAGGGTGAAGGACAGGTCCGCAACACTCTGGTGCTCACGCGCGCAGGTGACGTCTGGTTCGAGGGCGCGGTCCTCGATGAGGCAGGAGTGAACGATTTCCTGGAAGGCCTTGGCGGGGGCATCGACACCTTGTCGGTTCAGGTCGACCGGCATGCACAAATGAAAGACGTTGCACGTCTTGCCGGGACGCTTCGCACCGCCGGAATAGCAAGGCTGAGTTTCGTCACGATCGAGGCGGAAGATCCGTGA
- a CDS encoding Rid family hydrolase: MSSDPGKRTFNPPSVRAPFGAYNHGLQVPPGASLLVTSGQLGIRPDDTIPADVTGQAEICFEAIATILREADMTFEDVIRISGFVTRREDFADYMAVRDRYTGSIKPVSTLLIVGGFTRAEFLVEVEVTAAKIF; this comes from the coding sequence ATGTCCAGCGATCCGGGAAAAAGAACCTTCAATCCGCCGTCCGTCCGCGCGCCCTTCGGCGCCTACAATCACGGTCTTCAAGTGCCTCCGGGCGCAAGCCTTCTGGTGACGTCGGGACAGCTCGGCATCAGGCCGGATGACACAATTCCAGCTGATGTGACGGGGCAGGCCGAGATCTGTTTCGAAGCGATCGCCACGATCCTGCGCGAAGCGGACATGACTTTTGAGGACGTGATCCGGATCTCCGGGTTCGTCACGCGGCGCGAAGACTTTGCCGACTACATGGCGGTGAGGGACCGGTACACCGGTTCGATCAAGCCGGTCTCGACTCTGCTGATCGTTGGCGGCTTCACGCGTGCGGAGTTTCTGGTCGAAGTGGAAGTCACGGCCGCGAAGATCTTCTGA
- a CDS encoding serine/threonine-protein kinase, with protein MKPDDHLLPIGTRLNNLYEIEEHIADGGIGIVYRARDVESGDPVAIKVLLANFAKDPLILDLFKREAKILRKLKHDALTQYFVFAKEPTLGVYYLAMEFVGGPSLKSRLESGPLEPEAAYRLVIRLASALQDVHDSEVIHRDLSPDNIILQNGDVGQAKIIDFGISRANTGGPTIIGDGFAGKVNYVSPEQVGLFDGKVTARSDIYSLGLVIAEALTGRQPDMGGSQVEMVEKRRIVPSLDGIDNRFRPLLEAMLQPDPANRPASMADVAQWTLGAPMSQPREDKTIIRPSAPPPEQTALDLPPPQARWGRRILVGLSLLGFAGVGAAGVYFLAGQSVPQQDQKPVLVAQPRDNAPDAPLQDTGLSGDTGSQDSSADNDTTDQALDNTVPDIPVSTDGQDDAADLSLLSQDKKDNDTVQDAVAQQPAKPEDRVRNYVNNYKADECMYLQPVRIAANSAEIEGFASRTPPFIAFDSDFTRSQGFEAKIQANLVSDAQCPAVAFLRATPHGSEKTELRLDMQRTVVPNGENMAGRISGFDASTGELGLLFVSSSGSVVNLSPYLQSDDGGAGFVVPLNLKTPSEETGLIISLVGDGLVAKLSGRSEKQADAYFDALMDELPILRATATTVKVVP; from the coding sequence ATGAAGCCGGATGACCATTTGCTGCCGATCGGGACCAGGCTGAACAACCTCTACGAAATCGAGGAACACATTGCTGATGGCGGTATCGGGATCGTCTATCGCGCGCGGGATGTCGAGAGCGGTGATCCGGTCGCGATCAAGGTGCTGCTGGCCAATTTCGCCAAGGACCCGCTGATCCTCGATCTCTTCAAGCGCGAAGCCAAGATCCTCAGAAAACTCAAGCACGACGCCCTGACGCAATACTTCGTTTTTGCCAAGGAGCCGACACTGGGCGTCTACTACCTTGCGATGGAATTCGTGGGCGGCCCCTCGCTCAAGTCGCGGCTCGAGTCGGGCCCGCTGGAACCCGAGGCGGCCTATCGGCTCGTCATACGGCTGGCCTCCGCCCTGCAGGATGTGCATGACAGCGAGGTCATTCACCGCGATCTCTCACCCGACAACATTATCCTTCAGAACGGCGATGTCGGTCAGGCGAAGATCATCGATTTCGGGATCTCGCGGGCCAACACCGGTGGTCCGACAATCATCGGCGACGGCTTCGCGGGCAAGGTGAACTACGTTTCGCCGGAGCAGGTTGGCCTGTTCGACGGCAAGGTCACGGCCAGAAGCGACATTTACTCGCTCGGGCTCGTCATTGCCGAAGCGCTGACCGGACGACAGCCGGACATGGGCGGTTCCCAGGTCGAGATGGTCGAAAAGCGCAGGATCGTGCCTTCGTTGGACGGTATCGACAACCGGTTCCGGCCTCTGCTGGAGGCGATGCTGCAACCGGACCCGGCGAACAGGCCGGCGTCGATGGCCGACGTTGCCCAGTGGACGCTGGGTGCGCCCATGTCCCAGCCGCGCGAAGACAAGACCATCATCCGGCCGTCCGCGCCGCCTCCGGAACAAACGGCCCTGGACTTGCCACCGCCGCAAGCCCGGTGGGGAAGGCGCATTCTTGTCGGGCTGTCGCTGCTCGGATTTGCCGGTGTTGGCGCTGCAGGCGTCTATTTCCTGGCAGGGCAATCGGTTCCTCAGCAGGACCAGAAACCGGTTCTTGTGGCGCAGCCCAGGGACAATGCACCCGATGCGCCGCTTCAAGACACGGGGCTGTCGGGAGATACGGGCTCGCAAGACAGCTCTGCCGACAACGACACGACGGATCAGGCCCTGGACAATACCGTTCCGGACATACCGGTCAGTACGGACGGTCAGGACGACGCGGCTGACCTCAGCCTGTTGTCTCAGGATAAGAAGGACAACGACACGGTCCAGGACGCCGTGGCTCAACAGCCTGCCAAGCCTGAAGACCGCGTGCGCAACTATGTGAACAACTACAAGGCTGACGAATGCATGTATCTGCAGCCTGTGAGGATTGCGGCCAATTCCGCTGAAATCGAAGGGTTTGCGTCGCGCACGCCGCCCTTCATCGCATTCGACAGCGACTTCACCCGGTCGCAGGGGTTTGAGGCCAAGATACAGGCCAATCTCGTGTCGGACGCCCAGTGTCCGGCTGTTGCCTTTTTGAGGGCAACGCCCCACGGCAGCGAAAAGACGGAGCTCCGGCTCGACATGCAAAGGACTGTGGTACCGAACGGCGAGAACATGGCCGGCAGGATCTCCGGCTTCGATGCGTCGACAGGTGAACTCGGGCTATTGTTCGTTTCGAGCAGCGGAAGCGTGGTCAACCTGTCGCCCTATCTTCAGTCCGACGACGGTGGTGCAGGGTTTGTCGTGCCGCTCAATCTCAAGACGCCTTCGGAGGAAACCGGCCTGATCATTTCCCTCGTCGGAGACGGCCTGGTGGCGAAGCTCTCCGGCCGCAGTGAAAAGCAGGCCGACGCCTACTTTGACGCGTTGATGGATGAACTCCCCATCTTGCGGGCGACCGCGACCACGGTCAAAGTGGTTCCTTGA
- a CDS encoding peptidoglycan-binding protein, giving the protein MSSVKAKRGYKGPYVEQLQRQLNRSSIGITLTPDGDFGSKTEGAVYAFQSQESLMVDGVVGAFTDAVLFAKDHQKLRHKPKEVYQGATSNCWAAATESWLTTRSGRRNYTQEQIISGMISEGGARSNGALRIPSGQTLWELYYGLRPVSVSADDFYAETAFTRMSWHGPLMIGYKPTGSDVGHVEVMWGTTIHKGKPAVITMDPLKQTNPMKVIKIPELHGMGGRVTTWMPKVPLLI; this is encoded by the coding sequence ATGAGTTCAGTTAAAGCCAAACGCGGCTACAAGGGCCCCTATGTCGAGCAGTTGCAACGTCAGCTCAACCGGTCCTCAATCGGCATTACACTGACACCGGACGGTGATTTCGGGTCAAAGACGGAGGGCGCGGTTTACGCGTTTCAGAGTCAGGAGAGCCTCATGGTCGACGGTGTTGTCGGCGCCTTCACCGACGCTGTCCTGTTCGCAAAGGATCATCAAAAACTGCGGCACAAGCCCAAGGAAGTCTACCAGGGGGCAACGTCCAACTGTTGGGCCGCAGCAACCGAGAGCTGGCTGACCACGCGATCCGGGCGCCGCAACTACACGCAGGAACAGATCATCTCCGGCATGATCTCGGAAGGCGGCGCAAGATCAAATGGCGCGTTGCGCATCCCGAGCGGCCAGACACTCTGGGAACTCTATTACGGTCTGCGTCCGGTCTCGGTTTCTGCAGACGATTTCTATGCCGAAACGGCCTTTACCCGCATGTCCTGGCACGGCCCCCTCATGATCGGCTACAAGCCCACCGGGTCCGATGTCGGGCATGTCGAAGTCATGTGGGGGACCACGATCCACAAGGGCAAGCCCGCCGTAATAACAATGGATCCCCTGAAGCAGACCAACCCCATGAAAGTGATCAAGATCCCGGAATTGCACGGCATGGGCGGCCGCGTGACAACATGGATGCCGAAAGTGCCCCTGCTGATCTAG
- a CDS encoding DUF1036 domain-containing protein, protein MASQDAQAGLRVCNGSVDLVNVAIGYDTEEGLRTEGWWTITANACSQVLQEPLKAENYYLHVSDGFGEGRLGGDVTLCIRQEKFVLFDGDQCWQRGLIEADFFKIETEGAEDWTVLLSYD, encoded by the coding sequence ATGGCTTCTCAGGACGCCCAAGCCGGGCTGCGTGTTTGCAACGGGTCCGTTGATCTGGTGAACGTTGCCATCGGATACGACACCGAGGAGGGTTTGCGCACCGAGGGATGGTGGACCATAACCGCGAATGCCTGCAGCCAGGTGCTCCAGGAACCGCTGAAGGCAGAAAACTATTATCTGCATGTTTCGGACGGTTTCGGCGAAGGCCGGCTCGGCGGTGACGTGACGCTGTGCATCCGGCAGGAAAAATTCGTTCTGTTCGACGGCGACCAATGCTGGCAAAGAGGCCTGATCGAGGCGGATTTTTTCAAGATCGAGACGGAAGGCGCTGAAGACTGGACTGTTTTGTTGTCATATGACTGA
- the tagF gene encoding type VI secretion system-associated protein TagF, whose amino-acid sequence MQHNLTGYFGKLPDRADFVTGSCPDGFLKLWEPFLIHGLAQSRQDLGGDWEDAYMTMPVWRFWMTPTGTDGLPSARVAGALMPSVDKVGRKFPLTVVGSSEGDGDACQPSGAWYDSVEDVLLGALGEDAALQEFQRAIAVLAAPFEGAETKDASSCEQLEPDRASRGQVLSLFWCQAGPRAYRFGCDGLPAPEEFRWLLLPEAFKAGPDNGKAAGQHHGRYQAEDHRT is encoded by the coding sequence ATGCAGCATAACCTGACCGGATATTTCGGGAAGCTGCCGGACCGCGCAGACTTTGTAACAGGCAGCTGTCCGGACGGGTTCCTGAAACTGTGGGAACCGTTCCTGATACACGGTCTTGCGCAATCGAGGCAGGATCTCGGAGGTGACTGGGAGGACGCCTATATGACGATGCCTGTTTGGCGTTTCTGGATGACGCCGACCGGAACGGACGGTCTGCCGTCTGCACGTGTGGCTGGCGCGCTGATGCCGAGTGTCGACAAGGTGGGACGCAAGTTTCCGCTGACGGTGGTCGGGTCTTCGGAGGGGGACGGTGATGCCTGTCAGCCATCTGGGGCCTGGTATGACAGCGTGGAGGATGTTCTGCTCGGTGCGCTTGGGGAAGACGCAGCGCTTCAGGAATTCCAGCGGGCGATTGCAGTACTTGCCGCGCCGTTCGAGGGTGCTGAAACGAAAGACGCGTCTTCTTGCGAACAACTGGAGCCTGACCGGGCTTCACGAGGCCAGGTTTTGTCGTTGTTCTGGTGTCAGGCCGGTCCACGCGCGTACCGGTTCGGCTGTGATGGATTGCCCGCCCCTGAAGAGTTCCGCTGGCTGCTTTTGCCGGAGGCTTTCAAGGCGGGCCCGGATAACGGGAAAGCGGCAGGGCAACACCATGGGCGATACCAGGCGGAGGATCATCGAACATGA
- a CDS encoding DUF192 domain-containing protein: MSRFFRPAARMFLALILVTGLSAGAVAQDDGKRLRTEPLTVESAAKTHEFTVEVAVTAPERSRGLMFREEMAADHGMLFIFEQEGDRYFWMKNTPLPLDIIYIDAAGRIVSIAADTTPFSEQTIPSGAPAKYVLELNAGTSAESGIKVGDTVSSTSMTGE; this comes from the coding sequence GTGTCCCGATTTTTCCGCCCAGCCGCCCGGATGTTCCTTGCCCTGATCCTGGTGACGGGCCTGTCCGCTGGCGCCGTCGCACAGGATGACGGCAAGCGGCTGCGCACCGAACCGCTGACTGTTGAAAGCGCCGCGAAAACGCATGAGTTCACGGTAGAAGTTGCGGTCACCGCACCTGAGCGTTCCCGCGGTCTGATGTTTCGTGAGGAAATGGCCGCCGACCACGGCATGCTGTTCATCTTCGAACAGGAGGGAGACCGCTATTTCTGGATGAAGAACACACCGCTGCCGCTCGATATCATCTATATCGACGCCGCCGGCAGGATCGTCAGCATCGCTGCCGACACGACGCCCTTTTCCGAGCAGACGATTCCCTCGGGGGCGCCCGCCAAATACGTCCTGGAACTCAACGCGGGAACATCGGCAGAAAGCGGTATCAAGGTCGGCGACACGGTGTCCAGCACGTCCATGACGGGTGAATGA
- a CDS encoding biopolymer transporter ExbD yields the protein MILIHPPIGKRRRIPLTPLIDVIFILVMFFLLSSTFGIWRPLDVALGSGEATGVSDTSTVKGIPAVLINFRAGPGNAQPRLVVNGKNVPLTKLAGELDRLAEAGAATAVLIPDATIDFQQVVKVLDVAKTSQLKRVSLKLD from the coding sequence ATGATCCTGATCCATCCACCGATTGGAAAACGCAGGCGGATACCGCTGACACCGCTCATTGATGTGATCTTCATTCTCGTGATGTTCTTCCTGTTGTCGTCGACATTCGGCATCTGGCGGCCGCTGGATGTGGCTCTCGGTAGCGGAGAGGCGACGGGCGTTTCTGATACCTCCACCGTGAAAGGTATTCCTGCCGTCCTTATCAATTTCCGGGCGGGGCCGGGGAACGCGCAACCGCGCCTGGTCGTGAACGGCAAGAATGTACCATTGACCAAGTTGGCCGGGGAACTGGATCGCCTGGCGGAGGCGGGTGCGGCAACTGCCGTGCTCATCCCGGATGCGACGATCGATTTTCAGCAGGTGGTCAAGGTGCTGGATGTGGCGAAAACCTCGCAACTCAAGCGCGTCAGTCTCAAACTGGACTGA
- the gloA gene encoding lactoylglutathione lyase — translation MRYLHTMVRVTDIEESLDFYCNKMGMTEIRRHESEKGRFTLIFLAGGDDIEAAKANKAPLLELTYNWDPEEYGGGRNFGHLAFEVDDIYAFCEDLQKKGVTINRPPRDGHMAFVRSPDNISFELLQKGEALEIKEPWASMPNTGEW, via the coding sequence ATGCGTTATCTGCACACGATGGTTCGTGTAACCGACATTGAAGAGTCCCTGGACTTTTATTGCAACAAGATGGGCATGACGGAGATCCGCCGTCACGAAAGCGAAAAAGGCCGCTTTACGCTGATCTTCCTTGCCGGCGGGGACGATATCGAGGCGGCAAAGGCGAACAAGGCTCCGCTTCTCGAACTGACCTACAACTGGGATCCGGAAGAATACGGCGGCGGCCGCAATTTCGGGCACCTTGCTTTCGAGGTCGACGACATCTACGCGTTTTGCGAAGACCTGCAGAAAAAAGGCGTGACGATCAACCGTCCGCCGCGCGACGGCCACATGGCATTCGTTCGTTCGCCGGACAACATTTCCTTTGAATTGCTTCAGAAGGGCGAAGCCCTTGAAATCAAAGAGCCCTGGGCGTCCATGCCGAACACCGGCGAGTGGTGA
- a CDS encoding caspase family protein encodes MFTRMIAVLAILLAGTIPALAKRVALVIGNGAYEHTIPLPNPSNDAEKMAAKLRSLGFEVVAGQDQTYNDMRRSVLDFAKKAYGAEIALLFYAGHGMQVGGQNLLVPIDARIEDETSLDFETISVDFIMRQMSKDVKVQMVFLDACRDNPLARTLARRMGPSRSGSLGAGLAEIKVEETGGEGSVIAFATSPGDVALDGEGQNSPFTSALIRHIDTPNASIQTVMTRVTGDVYDATEKRQRPWVNASLIGEVFLNKQAAPAAAGTEVASLGSTATTSPVPNQAVNNAATAAAATPQPNLDWEREKLIWEAAKSSDTVADYESYLSAYPKGTFADFARNSIKRLQGGAQVAAVNPAATAPANAAQGAAPGAAVTSLPNPQTAVPGTAETEASLGWNRTARREIQTRLNLTGHNVGRPDGAFGPKTRAGITAWQTANGLVPTGFFTASQQLLLTNQTATQYSAYIAEIKRKQQAASASRSTTTRRNNTTQPQRATNTQRRNTGGGVNPAGAAFIGGVVGGIIGGAIGR; translated from the coding sequence ATGTTCACACGAATGATCGCCGTGCTGGCAATATTGTTGGCAGGGACGATACCAGCCCTGGCAAAGCGCGTTGCGCTCGTCATCGGCAACGGCGCCTACGAACACACGATTCCACTACCCAACCCATCGAACGACGCGGAAAAAATGGCTGCAAAGCTGCGCAGCCTCGGTTTTGAAGTCGTTGCCGGCCAGGACCAGACCTACAATGACATGCGTCGTTCCGTCTTGGATTTCGCGAAGAAGGCCTACGGTGCCGAAATCGCCCTGCTGTTTTACGCGGGCCACGGCATGCAGGTCGGCGGCCAGAACCTGCTAGTCCCGATCGATGCCAGAATCGAAGACGAGACGTCGCTCGATTTCGAGACCATCTCCGTCGACTTCATCATGCGCCAGATGTCCAAGGACGTTAAGGTGCAGATGGTGTTTCTCGACGCATGCCGCGACAATCCGCTGGCACGTACACTCGCACGCCGCATGGGACCGAGCCGGTCCGGAAGCCTCGGTGCGGGCCTTGCGGAAATCAAGGTCGAGGAAACCGGTGGCGAAGGCTCCGTGATTGCGTTCGCGACGAGCCCCGGCGACGTCGCACTGGATGGCGAGGGACAGAACTCTCCGTTCACGTCCGCTCTCATCCGTCACATCGACACGCCGAACGCATCCATCCAGACCGTGATGACGCGCGTTACCGGCGATGTCTACGACGCCACCGAAAAGCGCCAGCGTCCCTGGGTCAATGCATCGCTGATCGGCGAAGTTTTCCTTAACAAGCAGGCTGCACCGGCAGCGGCGGGAACCGAAGTCGCCTCTCTTGGAAGCACAGCGACGACGTCGCCCGTGCCCAACCAGGCCGTGAACAACGCTGCGACAGCAGCTGCTGCCACTCCCCAGCCGAATCTCGACTGGGAGCGCGAGAAGCTGATCTGGGAAGCCGCGAAATCAAGCGATACGGTTGCCGACTACGAATCCTACCTGTCGGCATATCCTAAAGGCACCTTCGCCGACTTTGCCCGCAACTCGATCAAGCGTCTGCAAGGCGGCGCCCAGGTTGCCGCGGTCAACCCGGCCGCAACGGCTCCGGCGAACGCTGCGCAGGGGGCGGCACCGGGTGCAGCGGTCACTTCCCTACCGAACCCGCAGACAGCCGTTCCCGGCACTGCGGAAACCGAAGCCTCACTTGGCTGGAACCGGACCGCACGGCGGGAAATCCAGACACGCCTGAACCTTACCGGGCACAATGTCGGGCGTCCCGACGGTGCCTTCGGACCCAAGACGCGGGCCGGCATCACAGCCTGGCAGACGGCGAATGGCCTGGTTCCGACCGGCTTCTTCACCGCCTCTCAGCAGCTGCTGCTGACCAATCAGACAGCGACGCAGTACTCGGCCTATATCGCTGAAATCAAGCGCAAGCAGCAGGCTGCTTCCGCCTCGCGCAGCACTACGACCCGCCGGAACAACACGACCCAGCCCCAGCGTGCGACCAACACGCAGCGGCGGAACACCGGCGGAGGCGTGAACCCGGCAGGTGCCGCGTTCATCGGCGGCGTTGTCGGCGGCATCATCGGTGGTGCGATAGGCCGATAG
- a CDS encoding MotA/TolQ/ExbB proton channel family protein: MSETSSSLLELGGPVVLVLLGISILALAVILAKAFQFSNARVGRHTLVRQAVTMWRTGDRTKATQVLLKDRSLSAGLIRSAMDAIQMLENQALGSQERDIREERLREEISARAADRLFGLASWLKALDLVTQIAPLLGLFGTVLGMIETFQTLQEAGSAANPGTLAGGIWVALLTTACGLAVAIPVSVAVTWFETRLEKERAALEVLLTGVFTAGTGAQQPSS, from the coding sequence ATGTCTGAGACCTCGTCTTCTCTCCTGGAACTGGGCGGGCCGGTCGTTCTGGTGCTGCTCGGGATTTCGATCCTGGCGCTCGCGGTCATCCTTGCAAAAGCGTTCCAGTTCTCGAACGCACGGGTTGGCCGTCACACTCTGGTGCGGCAGGCCGTCACCATGTGGCGGACCGGAGACCGGACCAAGGCGACGCAGGTTCTGCTCAAGGACCGGTCCCTCTCCGCCGGGCTCATACGCAGCGCGATGGATGCGATCCAGATGCTGGAAAACCAGGCGCTCGGATCACAGGAACGCGACATCCGCGAAGAACGACTGCGAGAAGAGATTTCCGCGCGTGCGGCCGACCGGTTGTTCGGACTGGCAAGCTGGCTGAAGGCGCTCGATCTGGTCACCCAGATCGCGCCACTGCTCGGCCTGTTCGGAACCGTTCTGGGGATGATTGAAACCTTTCAGACGCTTCAGGAAGCCGGTTCTGCGGCAAACCCGGGCACACTGGCAGGCGGCATCTGGGTCGCGCTGCTCACGACCGCCTGTGGCCTCGCCGTGGCAATACCGGTCTCCGTTGCCGTGACCTGGTTTGAAACGCGTCTTGAAAAAGAGCGGGCAGCACTTGAAGTGCTGCTGACGGGTGTCTTTACCGCCGGCACAGGTGCGCAGCAACCGTCATCGTGA
- a CDS encoding cold-shock protein: MGVKTAREPRALDTTAEDVAVDVFEIAGTIKWFDVGKGYGFIVPDSGDGDILLHVTCLRRDGYQTAYEGARVVCEVLDRPRGLQAFRILSMDETTATHPSQLPPSRTHVQVVPEGGFETATVKWFNRVKGFGFLTQGEGTEDIFIHMETLRRFGITELRPGQDVQVRFGQGPKGRMAAEIRPVGTGTHIPASH, encoded by the coding sequence ATGGGGGTGAAAACCGCACGGGAACCCCGCGCGCTCGATACGACGGCAGAGGACGTTGCCGTCGACGTATTCGAGATTGCCGGAACAATAAAGTGGTTCGATGTGGGCAAGGGCTACGGCTTCATCGTACCAGATAGCGGGGACGGCGACATACTTCTGCATGTGACCTGTCTCAGGCGCGACGGTTACCAGACGGCTTACGAGGGTGCGCGCGTTGTTTGCGAAGTGCTCGACCGGCCTCGCGGGCTGCAGGCGTTTCGCATCCTGTCGATGGACGAAACGACGGCGACCCATCCTTCGCAGCTGCCGCCGTCACGAACCCATGTCCAGGTCGTTCCCGAAGGCGGGTTTGAAACGGCGACGGTCAAGTGGTTCAACCGGGTGAAGGGGTTCGGATTCCTGACACAGGGTGAGGGCACGGAAGACATCTTCATTCACATGGAGACGCTGCGCCGCTTCGGGATCACGGAACTGCGGCCCGGGCAGGATGTGCAGGTTCGTTTCGGCCAGGGGCCGAAAGGGCGCATGGCGGCCGAGATCCGCCCCGTGGGAACCGGAACTCATATTCCCGCCTCGCACTGA
- a CDS encoding protein phosphatase 2C domain-containing protein, which yields MNQQVSEALQGFSIGLTHVGCVRNENQDTFYCDEARGVFAVMDGAGGMHAGAMASGLVKNALGYIREPRSAVDLLDQFEGRVIDAKKDIERVAAKANGAAMGTTIAALLAYGTDFACLWAGDSRVYRLRNGTMEQLTTDHTEAQELVDQNVLTPEEAKNFSRRHVITRAIGSGLELELELVSGNLRHGDRFLLCSDGLTGHLDDAVISNMLLDGAQKSVAQHLLEGALEKGGTDNVTVVVVDFDQVNRSEGAGRT from the coding sequence ATGAACCAGCAGGTTTCCGAAGCACTGCAGGGCTTTTCGATCGGACTGACTCACGTCGGCTGCGTGCGAAATGAAAATCAGGACACCTTTTACTGCGACGAAGCAAGGGGTGTCTTCGCGGTCATGGATGGGGCCGGTGGCATGCATGCCGGCGCGATGGCGTCCGGATTGGTCAAGAACGCGCTCGGATATATCCGCGAACCGCGCAGTGCGGTTGATCTGCTGGACCAGTTCGAAGGGCGGGTCATCGACGCGAAAAAAGACATCGAACGTGTTGCAGCAAAGGCCAATGGCGCCGCCATGGGCACCACGATTGCCGCACTCCTGGCCTACGGAACGGACTTCGCTTGCCTGTGGGCCGGCGACAGCCGCGTCTACCGCCTGCGAAACGGGACGATGGAGCAACTGACGACCGATCATACGGAGGCGCAGGAACTCGTGGATCAGAATGTGCTTACCCCCGAAGAGGCCAAGAATTTTTCCAGAAGGCATGTGATCACGCGTGCGATAGGCTCCGGACTGGAACTTGAGCTCGAACTGGTTTCGGGCAATCTGCGGCACGGGGACCGCTTTCTACTGTGCTCCGACGGACTGACCGGCCATCTCGATGACGCGGTCATCTCGAACATGCTCCTTGACGGTGCACAGAAATCGGTGGCACAGCACCTTTTGGAAGGGGCTCTGGAAAAGGGTGGCACGGACAATGTCACTGTGGTCGTGGTGGACTTCGACCAGGTCAACCGGAGTGAAGGAGCAGGCCGTACATGA
- a CDS encoding Sir2 family NAD-dependent protein deacetylase, whose product MTFITSLSEARDFVADFFQDDGLSIVALTGAGISTESGIPDFRSPGGIWSQRRPVQYQDFIASEKSRLEDWDRRFEMAEFFETAKPNTAHHALTKLAETGQLKCLITQNVDGLHQAAGFPEDRLIEIHGNSTYATCLECGMRAELADQKEDVEARRSPRCTACGGVLKAAVVSFGQQMPEAELEAAFQATQTCDVFLAMGTSLVVHPAAQLPVNAVRNRAELVILNGQETPLDSLASTVIRTPLAQTFSGFGEEIDQNL is encoded by the coding sequence ATGACCTTTATCACCAGCCTTTCCGAAGCCAGAGACTTTGTAGCCGATTTTTTTCAGGATGACGGCCTCAGCATTGTCGCGTTGACCGGCGCGGGAATTTCGACTGAATCGGGAATTCCGGACTTCCGGTCCCCGGGAGGGATATGGTCCCAGCGCAGGCCGGTTCAATACCAGGATTTCATTGCCTCCGAAAAAAGCCGTCTGGAAGACTGGGACAGGCGTTTCGAGATGGCCGAATTCTTTGAAACGGCGAAGCCGAACACAGCGCACCATGCCCTGACGAAACTTGCCGAAACCGGGCAGCTCAAATGCCTCATCACCCAGAATGTCGACGGTTTGCATCAGGCGGCCGGGTTTCCGGAGGACAGGCTGATCGAAATTCACGGCAACTCGACCTATGCCACCTGCCTGGAATGCGGCATGCGCGCGGAACTCGCCGACCAGAAGGAGGACGTGGAGGCACGGCGTTCTCCGCGCTGTACCGCCTGCGGCGGCGTGCTCAAGGCCGCGGTCGTCAGTTTTGGCCAGCAGATGCCGGAGGCCGAACTGGAAGCCGCCTTTCAGGCCACGCAGACCTGCGACGTCTTCCTGGCCATGGGAACCTCGCTTGTGGTGCATCCTGCGGCCCAGTTGCCTGTAAATGCTGTTCGCAATCGCGCCGAACTGGTGATTCTCAATGGACAAGAAACGCCGCTCGATTCGCTGGCCTCTACTGTCATTCGGACACCGCTGGCACAAACTTTTTCAGGTTTTGGCGAAGAAATTGATCAAAACCTGTAA